A genomic stretch from Microbacterium proteolyticum includes:
- a CDS encoding LCP family protein gives MTRRGWWLVVLNFLIPGSAQVLAGSRRLGRFGLGATLAMWTLLALSALAGLLWPTGLFTVVTGSFFPDFLSALRPVPLTIVQIALFAYVALWIVLTVDTLRLVRLVRVGPLARIAMAIVAVVLLFFSGSGAAWAAGIAGSTRDALSSLFAQTGAVVPPSDGYYNILLLGGDSGEGRDSMRFDSISVVSVNADTGATTITGIPRDMPHFPFAAGPMQDRYPDGHEGHADPTCGWGSGINQLRTEVEVCQDGDEIYPDAGANNSEPGIEATKDAAEGILGIQIPYYVLIDMKGFADVIDALGGVDITVQERLPKGGPAYDGQPVDDWAFGWIEPGAQHMDGDTAQWYARSRYTTSDFDRMRRQRELQEAILAQFTPQVVLARFQQVAESTTNTIQTDLPQSLIAPTLVDLALKAKDQTVNTLELTPEGGVDEYDPDYAQVQQMVRDALHPTTETPAP, from the coding sequence ATGACGCGCCGCGGATGGTGGCTCGTGGTGCTCAACTTCCTCATCCCCGGGTCGGCGCAGGTCCTCGCCGGCAGCCGCCGCCTGGGGCGCTTCGGCCTCGGCGCGACGCTGGCGATGTGGACCCTCCTCGCGCTCAGCGCGCTGGCGGGGCTGCTCTGGCCGACCGGACTGTTCACCGTGGTGACCGGCTCGTTCTTCCCCGACTTCCTGTCGGCGCTGCGCCCGGTGCCGCTGACCATCGTGCAGATCGCACTGTTCGCGTACGTGGCGCTGTGGATCGTGCTGACCGTCGACACCCTCCGCCTCGTGCGGCTCGTTCGGGTCGGCCCCCTCGCACGGATCGCGATGGCGATCGTGGCCGTGGTCCTGCTCTTCTTCTCGGGTTCCGGCGCGGCGTGGGCCGCCGGGATCGCGGGGAGCACGCGCGATGCGCTCTCTTCGCTGTTCGCTCAGACGGGCGCGGTCGTGCCGCCGTCCGACGGCTACTACAACATCCTTCTGCTCGGTGGCGACTCGGGCGAGGGCCGCGATTCGATGCGTTTCGACAGCATCTCGGTGGTCTCCGTCAATGCCGACACCGGAGCGACGACGATCACCGGTATTCCGCGCGACATGCCGCACTTCCCCTTCGCCGCCGGCCCCATGCAGGACAGGTACCCGGACGGGCATGAAGGCCACGCCGACCCCACCTGCGGGTGGGGGAGCGGCATCAACCAGCTGCGCACCGAAGTCGAGGTCTGTCAGGACGGCGACGAGATCTATCCCGACGCCGGCGCGAACAACTCCGAACCCGGCATCGAGGCGACCAAGGATGCCGCGGAGGGCATCCTCGGCATCCAGATCCCCTACTACGTGCTCATCGACATGAAGGGCTTCGCCGACGTGATCGACGCGCTCGGCGGTGTCGACATCACGGTGCAGGAGCGCCTGCCCAAGGGCGGACCCGCCTACGACGGCCAGCCGGTCGACGACTGGGCCTTCGGGTGGATCGAGCCGGGTGCGCAGCACATGGACGGCGACACGGCCCAGTGGTACGCCCGCTCGCGCTACACGACGAGCGACTTCGACCGCATGCGCCGTCAGCGCGAACTGCAGGAGGCGATCCTCGCGCAGTTCACCCCGCAGGTCGTCCTCGCGCGGTTCCAGCAGGTCGCCGAGTCCACCACGAACACCATTCAGACCGACCTGCCGCAGAGTCTCATCGCCCCCACGCTCGTCGATCTCGCGCTCAAGGCGAAGGATCAGACCGTCAACACGCTCGAACTCACTCCCGAGGGCGGCGTCGACGAGTACGACCCCGACTACGCGCAGGTGCAGCAGATGGTGCGCGACGCCCTCCATCCGACGACCGAGACGCCGGCGCCGTGA
- a CDS encoding biotin--[acetyl-CoA-carboxylase] ligase, producing the protein MPIPAAGYPRTAAHSPRVQVVETTDSTNADVVAAVAADPAGWPHLSVLITDDQRAGRGRLDRSWTAPAGTALAVSVVVDATMVPPAQRGWIPLAAGAAMTRAVRHQLTGHGATAELKWPNDVLVDSGKICGILAEVVPGSPDTVVIGAGVNARMNRADLPVTTATSFAAIGAECDDDRLLADYLEDLDKTLARLAHDDVERVHREIEKLCATVGREVTVSLPDGSTLQGTAVRLDADGRLVVESGTIETVVSAGDVVHVR; encoded by the coding sequence ATGCCGATCCCCGCCGCCGGATATCCGCGCACCGCCGCCCACAGCCCTCGCGTCCAGGTGGTCGAGACCACCGACTCCACCAACGCCGACGTCGTCGCCGCGGTGGCGGCCGACCCCGCCGGGTGGCCGCACCTCTCTGTGCTCATCACCGACGACCAGCGCGCGGGGCGCGGACGCCTCGACCGATCCTGGACGGCTCCCGCCGGTACGGCGCTCGCCGTCTCGGTCGTCGTGGACGCCACGATGGTCCCGCCCGCCCAGCGCGGATGGATTCCGCTGGCCGCGGGCGCCGCCATGACCCGCGCCGTGCGGCATCAGCTCACCGGCCATGGCGCGACGGCGGAGCTGAAGTGGCCGAACGACGTCCTCGTCGACAGCGGCAAGATCTGCGGCATCCTGGCCGAGGTCGTGCCGGGCTCACCCGACACCGTGGTCATCGGTGCCGGGGTGAACGCCCGCATGAACCGCGCCGACCTGCCGGTGACGACGGCGACCTCCTTCGCCGCGATCGGGGCCGAGTGCGACGACGACCGGCTGCTGGCCGATTACCTCGAGGATCTCGACAAGACCCTCGCGCGCCTCGCGCACGACGACGTCGAGCGCGTGCATCGCGAGATCGAGAAGCTGTGCGCCACCGTCGGCCGAGAGGTCACGGTGTCCCTGCCCGACGGATCCACCCTGCAGGGCACCGCGGTCCGGCTCGATGCCGACGGGCGCCTGGTCGTCGAGTCCGGCACCATCGAGACCGTCGTGTCCGCCGGCGACGTCGTCCACGTGCGGTGA
- a CDS encoding glycosyltransferase family 2 protein, whose product MTERVGIVVRTRQRPDFLRRALADIGAQSFRDFRVVVVNDGGDAAEVDGVVDASGLDAVAVHRIAPGDGGRCVAANVGVRDAGTEYVVLHDDDDRWHPDFLSRTVAWLDAHPSDAAVAVPTEIVYEEQRGGAWTEVGRAPFWAGMQRISLTEMLSVNRAVPISVLYRRAVHDEVGWYDETLDAVEDWDLYLRILRAGEIGFLPGEALAYWTQRPDATGLDANSMFALTAEHAADDARVRDRALHEWVRREGTGLPLYLASLHAELLTHIDETVERAVHRLRAEIAADNRIEIDAHQPLWSRVRRLRRLLGRRSGRA is encoded by the coding sequence ATGACTGAGCGCGTCGGGATCGTCGTCCGCACCCGTCAGCGACCGGACTTCCTACGGCGTGCGCTGGCGGATATCGGCGCGCAGTCGTTCCGCGACTTCCGCGTCGTCGTCGTCAACGACGGCGGAGACGCCGCCGAGGTCGACGGGGTGGTCGACGCCTCCGGTCTGGACGCGGTGGCGGTGCACCGGATCGCTCCGGGGGACGGGGGCCGCTGCGTCGCGGCGAACGTCGGCGTCCGAGACGCCGGCACGGAATACGTCGTCCTCCACGATGACGACGACCGCTGGCATCCGGATTTCCTGTCGCGCACCGTCGCGTGGCTCGACGCCCACCCCTCCGACGCCGCGGTCGCCGTTCCCACCGAGATCGTCTACGAGGAGCAGCGGGGCGGCGCGTGGACCGAGGTCGGCCGGGCGCCGTTCTGGGCCGGGATGCAGCGCATCTCGCTCACCGAGATGCTGAGCGTGAATCGCGCGGTCCCGATCTCGGTGCTGTATCGCCGGGCCGTGCACGACGAGGTCGGCTGGTACGACGAGACCCTGGACGCCGTCGAGGATTGGGACCTTTATCTGCGCATCCTCCGTGCGGGTGAGATCGGCTTCCTTCCGGGTGAAGCGTTGGCGTATTGGACCCAGAGACCGGATGCCACCGGACTCGACGCCAACAGCATGTTCGCGCTGACGGCCGAGCACGCGGCCGACGACGCGCGCGTGCGCGATCGGGCGCTGCACGAGTGGGTCCGGCGCGAGGGGACGGGGCTGCCGCTGTACCTGGCGTCGTTGCACGCGGAACTCCTCACGCACATCGACGAGACGGTGGAGCGTGCCGTTCACCGCCTCCGGGCGGAGATCGCGGCCGACAATCGAATCGAGATCGACGCGCACCAGCCGCTGTGGTCGCGCGTGCGCCGGCTCCGCCGCCTCCTGGGGAGGCGGTCGGGGCGCGCCTAG
- a CDS encoding PH domain-containing protein — MSQPSTPLGRPRMPAPGTTAPELRIARLRSHARRLSWSALVLIAVAGATGYFYDNLPAPYENWMLLTAAGGLVLLLVVLPFLVWLSRTWTITTRRVIEHSGPFGANRREISHVRGYAIQLRRGILQRMWGAGTLTLSNGVEPALRLKNVPNAVLVHETLVDQVEVNQILAHRDSPTFGSGSVGL; from the coding sequence GTGAGTCAGCCCTCGACCCCGCTCGGACGCCCCCGCATGCCGGCGCCCGGCACGACGGCGCCCGAGCTGCGCATCGCTCGGCTCCGGTCGCACGCGCGTCGGCTCTCCTGGTCGGCGCTGGTGCTGATCGCCGTGGCCGGGGCGACGGGCTACTTCTACGACAACCTCCCCGCACCGTACGAGAACTGGATGCTGCTGACCGCGGCCGGCGGCCTCGTCCTGCTGCTCGTGGTGCTGCCCTTCCTGGTCTGGCTCTCGCGCACGTGGACCATCACCACCCGGCGCGTGATCGAGCATTCCGGCCCCTTCGGAGCGAACCGACGCGAGATCTCGCACGTGCGGGGGTATGCGATCCAGCTGCGTCGCGGCATCCTTCAGCGGATGTGGGGAGCCGGCACCCTGACGCTCTCCAACGGCGTCGAGCCCGCCCTGCGGCTGAAGAACGTCCCGAATGCGGTGCTGGTGCACGAGACCCTCGTCGACCAGGTCGAGGTCAATCAGATCCTCGCGCACCGCGACTCGCCGACGTTCGGCTCCGGCTCCGTCGGCCTCTGA
- a CDS encoding 5-(carboxyamino)imidazole ribonucleotide synthase, whose translation MDADERSGMALRVGVVGGGQLARMMIAPAVELGVEIRVLAEDEGMSAALAATAVGDYRDAETVLAFARDVDVITFDHEHVPQNVLAALVDAGVAVHPGPAPLGVAQDKLVMRARMAELGLPQPDWAAVADAAELQAFLDAHGGRAVVKTPRGGYDGKGVRVVSAAAEAEDWFAALAEDAGGGALLVEELVDFTRELAQQVARRPSGDVRAYPVVETVQRGGVCAEVIAPAPRADDRVQRVAAEIGVAVAEGLGVTGMLAVELFETSDQRILINELAMRPHNSGHWTQDGAVTSQFEQHVRAVLDLPLGSTDAIAPWSVMINVLGGPAEGGLEERFPAAMEAHPTAKIHTYGKAPRPGRKVGHVNVVGDDLDEIVYEARGAASFFD comes from the coding sequence ATGGATGCCGACGAAAGGAGCGGCATGGCGCTGCGAGTCGGAGTGGTCGGTGGCGGGCAGCTGGCGCGGATGATGATCGCGCCCGCCGTCGAGTTGGGTGTCGAGATCCGCGTGCTCGCGGAGGATGAGGGCATGTCGGCCGCGCTCGCCGCGACGGCCGTCGGCGACTATCGCGACGCCGAGACCGTCCTCGCCTTCGCCCGCGACGTCGACGTCATCACCTTTGACCACGAACACGTGCCGCAGAACGTCCTCGCGGCCCTCGTCGACGCCGGCGTCGCCGTGCATCCCGGTCCGGCGCCCCTCGGTGTGGCTCAGGACAAGCTGGTCATGCGCGCCCGCATGGCGGAACTCGGCCTGCCGCAGCCCGACTGGGCCGCCGTCGCCGACGCCGCCGAGCTGCAGGCCTTCCTCGACGCGCACGGCGGTCGCGCCGTGGTGAAGACCCCGCGCGGCGGGTACGACGGCAAGGGCGTGCGCGTGGTGTCCGCCGCGGCCGAAGCCGAGGACTGGTTCGCCGCCCTCGCCGAAGACGCCGGCGGCGGGGCGCTGTTGGTGGAGGAGCTCGTCGACTTCACCCGCGAGCTCGCGCAGCAGGTCGCGCGCCGCCCGTCCGGCGACGTGCGCGCCTACCCGGTGGTCGAGACCGTGCAGCGCGGGGGCGTGTGCGCCGAGGTCATCGCACCCGCCCCCCGCGCCGACGACCGCGTGCAGCGCGTCGCCGCGGAGATCGGCGTCGCCGTCGCCGAGGGGCTGGGGGTCACCGGCATGCTCGCCGTCGAACTCTTCGAGACGAGCGATCAGCGCATCCTCATCAACGAACTCGCCATGCGCCCGCACAACTCCGGTCACTGGACGCAGGACGGCGCCGTCACGAGCCAGTTCGAGCAGCACGTGCGCGCCGTCCTCGACCTGCCCCTCGGGTCGACGGATGCCATCGCCCCCTGGTCGGTCATGATCAACGTGCTGGGCGGACCGGCCGAGGGCGGACTCGAGGAGCGCTTCCCCGCGGCCATGGAGGCGCACCCCACCGCCAAGATCCACACCTATGGCAAGGCTCCGCGCCCCGGCCGCAAGGTCGGGCACGTCAACGTCGTCGGCGACGATCTCGACGAGATCGTCTACGAGGCGCGGGGAGCTGCGTCGTTCTTCGACTGA
- a CDS encoding glycosyltransferase yields MTVSLRVVLDQLVSPTSPDLAEASASLTEALIATAPRGCDVSAIVPAPGIPDETSVTGLSSETRLSMRRRELAASWQLGVAPGIGKGLIHSPTALAPLVRHDRVNDTHQIVVTLWELRAWETPEELPKAEILACRALLARVTKHADAVIVPTHAMADRLGELAKSKLSKKVRVIGGAPAAGMRVPSDAVGRLRALNLPSSFLAVAGGAAPSDGLAAAFSAVVASGWDGDVVVLDVPEGEEPTVADIAAASGLAESRVHGRGALDRWDRAAVLSHAAAFITACGRTDWPWRAVDALAVGVPIVAADTPVHREVLAEAAAYAAPDDLGDALARALGEDAERLRVLAGDRAKGFAWNAAADRVWALHAEL; encoded by the coding sequence GTGACCGTCTCGCTCCGCGTCGTGCTCGACCAGCTCGTCTCGCCGACCTCGCCCGACCTGGCCGAGGCGTCGGCATCGCTCACCGAGGCGCTCATCGCCACCGCCCCGCGCGGCTGCGACGTGTCGGCCATCGTGCCCGCCCCCGGCATCCCCGATGAGACGAGCGTGACGGGCCTCAGCTCCGAGACGCGGCTGTCGATGCGACGCCGCGAGCTCGCGGCATCCTGGCAGCTGGGCGTCGCCCCGGGCATCGGCAAGGGGCTCATCCACTCGCCGACCGCGCTCGCTCCGCTCGTGCGGCACGATCGCGTCAACGACACGCACCAGATCGTGGTGACCCTGTGGGAGCTGCGGGCCTGGGAGACGCCGGAGGAGCTGCCGAAAGCCGAGATCCTCGCCTGCCGCGCGCTGCTGGCCCGCGTGACGAAGCACGCCGACGCCGTCATCGTCCCCACCCACGCCATGGCGGACCGTCTCGGCGAGCTGGCCAAGAGCAAGCTGTCGAAGAAGGTGCGCGTCATCGGCGGCGCGCCCGCCGCCGGCATGCGCGTTCCCTCGGATGCCGTGGGGCGTCTGCGCGCATTGAACCTGCCGTCGTCGTTCCTCGCCGTCGCCGGCGGAGCGGCACCGTCCGACGGGCTCGCCGCGGCGTTCTCCGCCGTCGTCGCGTCCGGATGGGACGGCGACGTGGTCGTGCTCGACGTACCGGAGGGGGAGGAGCCGACCGTGGCCGACATCGCCGCGGCGTCCGGCCTCGCCGAGAGCCGCGTGCACGGCCGCGGCGCGCTCGATCGGTGGGACCGTGCGGCGGTGCTCTCGCACGCCGCCGCCTTCATCACGGCCTGCGGCCGGACGGACTGGCCGTGGCGCGCCGTCGACGCCCTCGCCGTGGGCGTGCCGATCGTCGCCGCCGACACGCCCGTGCACCGCGAGGTGCTCGCCGAGGCGGCCGCCTACGCCGCCCCGGACGACCTCGGCGATGCGCTCGCGCGCGCGCTGGGGGAAGATGCCGAGCGGCTGCGTGTGCTCGCCGGCGACCGGGCCAAGGGCTTCGCCTGGAACGCCGCCGCGGATCGCGTGTGGGCGTTGCACGCCGAGCTGTGA
- the purE gene encoding 5-(carboxyamino)imidazole ribonucleotide mutase, which yields MGSDSDWRVMNAASEALTEFGIPHEVEVVSAHRTPDKLVRYGREARGRGLRAIIAGAGGAAHLPGMLASVTALPVIGVPVQLATLDGMDSLLSIVQMPAGIPVATVSINGAKNAGLLAARILGSADAALADRVETYARDLEAQVEEKNRRLKDSL from the coding sequence ATGGGCTCCGACTCCGACTGGCGCGTGATGAACGCCGCCAGCGAGGCGCTGACCGAGTTCGGCATCCCGCACGAGGTCGAGGTGGTCTCGGCCCACCGCACGCCCGACAAGCTCGTGCGCTACGGCCGGGAGGCACGTGGCCGCGGACTGCGCGCGATCATCGCCGGTGCCGGGGGCGCGGCGCACCTGCCGGGCATGCTGGCATCCGTCACCGCCCTTCCGGTCATCGGTGTGCCGGTGCAGCTTGCCACCCTCGACGGGATGGACTCGCTGCTCAGCATCGTGCAGATGCCCGCCGGCATCCCCGTCGCGACCGTGTCGATCAACGGAGCGAAGAACGCGGGCCTGCTCGCGGCCCGGATCCTCGGCAGCGCCGATGCGGCGCTCGCCGACAGGGTGGAGACCTACGCGCGCGACCTGGAGGCGCAGGTCGAGGAGAAGAACCGGCGCCTGAAGGACTCCCTGTGA